One Pyrus communis chromosome 13, drPyrComm1.1, whole genome shotgun sequence genomic window carries:
- the LOC137713731 gene encoding spermidine synthase 1-like has product MAKEDGVLVVRNGDSEVSLPPISARTEYNTKELADDDLTDDHPKVPGWFSEYCPIWPGQAHFLKVEKILFQGRSEYQSMMVFQSSAYGKVFILDGALQLTEKDEFAYQEMITHLPLCSIPNPNKVLLIGGGDGGILREFSRHSSVQQIDICEIDTMLVDVYKKYFPSVAIGYEDPRVTLHVKDGFAFLKSVPEGTYDAIIVDAFDPIRPDHELHKTPFFELVAKALRPGGVMCIQAESIWFRSLDIEQLMAKCRPIFKGSVQYAWTIVPAYPSGVIGFLLCSTEGPLVDFRNPVNPIDPNNSYGIAKEPLKFYNTEVHMAAFCLPSFAKKVHNGSKVNGVGTLAADEAKHK; this is encoded by the exons ATGGCAAAAGAAGATGGAGTTCTGGTGGTCAGAAATGGCGATAGTGAAGTCTCCCTTCCACCAATCTCAGCTAGAACAGAATACAATACTAAAGAACTTGCAGATGATGATCTTACTGATGACCATCCAAAGGTTCCTGGATGGTTTTCTGAGTATTGTCCGATATGGCCAG GGCAAGCTCACTTTTTGAAGGTagaaaaaatcttatttcaagGGAGGTCCGAGTATCAAAGTATGATGGTATTTCAG TCATCAGCATATGGCAAGGTTTTTATTCTGGATGGAGCACTCCAACTCACTGAGAAGGATGAGTTTGCTTACCAAGAAATGATTACACATCTTCCTCTTTGCTCCATTCCGAACCCAAACAAG GTTTTACTCATTGGGGGAGGAGATGGCGGCATCTTAAGGGAGTTTTCTCGACACTCTTCTGTCCAGCAGATTGATATTTGCGAAATAGACACCATGTTGGTTGAT gtgtacaaGAAATATTTTCCTAGTGTTGCTATTGGATACGAGGACCCTCGGGTGACCCTTCACGTTAAAGATG GTTTTGCATTTCTTAAGTCTGTCCCAGAAGGAACATATGATGCGATAATAGTGGATGCGTTTGATCCTATTA ggCCGGATCATGAGCTTCACAAGACTCCCTTCTTTGAGTTGGTAGCAAAAGCCCTCCGACCTGGCGGAGTCATGTGTATTCAAGCAGAGAGCATATGGTTTCGTTCTTTAGACATTGAGCAACTCATGGCCAAATGTCGACCAATATTCAAAGGCTCTGTTCAGTATGCATGGACAATTGTTCCTGCATATCCAAG TGGGGTGATTGGTTTCTTGCTTTGCTCCACGGAGGGGCCACTGGTGGATTTCAGAAATCCTGTCAACCCAATAGACCCCAACAATAGTTATGGGATTGCAAAAGAGCCCCTGAAATTTTACAACACAGAG GTGCACATGGCTGCATTTTGTTTGCCATCTTTTGCAAAGAAGGTGCATAATGGGTCTAAAGTGAATGGAGTTGGAACGCTCGCAGCTGATGAGGCAAAACACAAGTga
- the LOC137712371 gene encoding uncharacterized protein, with protein sequence MEDIDLEAIGHGGSSSRCCFCIPSSWSRVRTSQNDDRWWSRGIKALYKLREWSEIVAGPKWKTFIRRFNRTRSGGGSGGGGRHGKFQYDPLSYALNFDEGPVDEDDEPGGFRDFSARFASIPQPVKSGGPPESGKEVSVYG encoded by the coding sequence atgGAAGACATTGACTTGGAGGCAATAGGCCATGGAGGATCAAGTTCGCGCTGCTGCTTCTGTATTCCCTCGTCATGGTCGCGGGTGCGGACCTCCCAAAACGACGACCGGTGGTGGTCCCGAGGCATCAAGGCCCTCTACAAGCTTCGAGAGTGGTCCGAGATCGTCGCCGGCCCCAAGTGGAAGACTTTCATCCGCCGGTTCAACCGAACCAGAAGCGGAGGCGGTTCCGGCGGCGGCGGCAGGCACGGGAAATTCCAATACGATCCCTTGAGTTACGCCCTGAACTTCGACGAGGGACCGGTCGACGAAGACGACGAACCCGGCGGGTTCCGCGATTTCTCGGCCCGGTTCGCCTCGATCCCGCAACCGGTGAAGTCCGGGGGGCCGCCGGAATCGGGTAAAGAAGTGTCGGTGTACGGGTGA
- the LOC137713009 gene encoding RNA-dependent RNA polymerase 2, translating to MGVAERPTVRVTNIPQTVTAQELLTFLESKLGRDSIFAVEISSDHKNWKSRGFGRVQFTTLKAKLEAQSLSLKNDLVFKSESLRLSETYDDIIQRPVDQKRRVNGTVLHVGFMVKEDCMNVLETWEDVRAWVMPERKRVEFWVWRKDECYKLEIAFENVMDSVGCCLGGEKVNALLLKLKFGPRIFRKVSGPNIAAKFSADRYHVCKEDYDYLWVRTTDFSDMKSLGYATSFCWEIEEEFSVPDVFECFPFYKDDDVVDLILEDGERYCLRSETVPLVNCGSNSKLPYEVLFQINALVHSQKISLAAADSDLIEFLSGLSVDTANALLEKLHKRNTICYDPLLFIRIQSHDLEGKSKSRPSAHKRLVEHNVMSVHRALITPSKICCCGPELEKSNYVVKNFADYASDFMRVTFVDEDWGKLSPNALSTSIHKGMFTKPHRTGIYHRILSILRDGIVIGEKKFEFLAFSASQLRSNSVWMFSSNDKVKAEDIREWMGCFTKIRSVSKCAARMGQLFSSSTQTLVVPAQDVEVIPDVETSSDGVTYCFSDGIGKISLSFARQIAHKCGLDHIPSAFQIRYGGYKGVIAVDRNSFRKLSLRGSMLKFESKNRMLNVTKWTDSSPCYLNREIIILMSTLGVKDETFEALQEEQLRLLGKMRTERAAALSVLEGFSGASSRNILVKMLHHGYEPNVEPYLSMMLQSYYENYLSDIKSRCRIYVPKGRILVGCLDETGSLNYGQVYVRITMTKDELEMGDQSFFQKVDETTCVVTGKVVVTKNPCLHPGDVRVLEAVYDVVLEEKNLMDCLIFPQKGERPHPNECSGGDLDGDLFFISWDKDLVPPRTVPPMDYSARRPRTMDHDVTLEEIQKFFVDYMINDNLGAISTAHLVHADREPDKALDSKCLQLADLHSQAVDFAKTGAPAEMPRILKPKEFPDFMERWEKPMYFSNGALGKLYRACVGSVVQEKRGLVWSEPIAEAAYDQDLQVGGIESVLEVAKGHRDLYIEKMKSIMNYYGARTEDEILTGNLRYRAAYLQRDNRRYGDMKDRISLTFKNLQKEAKGWFESSCRDGEHEKLASAWYHVTYHPLHFREDMHCLSFPWVVGDILLSIKSAKIQTN from the exons aTGGGGGTGGCAGAGCGACCCACAGTGCGAGTGACAAACATTCCGCAAACCGTCACAGCCCAAGAGCTATTAACGTTCCTCGAGTCGAAACTCGGCCGTGACTCGATCTTCGCCGTCGAAATCAGCAGCGATCACAAGAACTGGAAGTCACGTGGCTTCGGCCGCGTCCAGTTCACGACCCTCAAGGCCAAATTGGAAGCTCAGTCACTCTCCCTGAAAAACGACCTCGTTTTCAAGTCCGAAAGCCTCCGCCTTTCCGAGACCTACGACGACATCATCCAGCGGCCGGTGGACCAAAAGCGCCGGGTAAACGGCACCGTTTTGCATGTGGGTTTTATGGTGAAGGAAGATTGCATGAATGTGCTGGAGACGTGGGAGGACGTGAGGGCTTGGGTCATGCCCGAGAGGAAGCGGGTCGAGTTCTGGGTATGGCGGAAAGACGAGTGTTATAAGCTGGAGATTGCGTTTGAGAATGTTATGGATTCTGTTGGGTGCTGCTTGGGTGGCGAGAAAGTGAATGCCCTGCTTTTGAAG cTAAAGTTTGGTCCGAGGATCTTTCGAAAAGTTTCAGGACCTAACATAGCTGCCAAGTTCAGCGCTGATCGTTATCATGTTTGTAAGGAGGATTATGATTACCTCTGGGTACGAACTACTGATTTTTCGGACATGAAGTCCCTCGGTTATGCTACTTCATTCTGCTGGGAGATTGAGGAGGAGTTTTCTGTGCCGGATGTATTCGAGTGTTTCCCGTTCTATAAAGATGATGATGTGGTGGATCTCATTTTAGAGGACGGTGAAAGATACTGTTTGCGGTCGGAGACAGTTCCACTTGTGAACTGCGGATCAAATTCAAAGTTGCCATATGAGGTCCTTTTCCAAATCAATGCACTCGTTCATTCCCAGAAGATTAGTCTTGCAGCGGCGGACTCTGATCTGATTGAGTTCCTTAGTGGTTTAAGTGTAGACACTGCTAATGCGCTTCTTGAGAAGCTGCACAAGCGCAATACCATTTGCTACGACCCTCTATTATTCATAAGGATTCAATCACATGACTTGGAAGGAAAGTCTAAGAGTCGTCCCTCAGCCCATAAAAGATTAGTGGAACATAACGTAATGAGTGTTCATAGAGCCTTAATTACCCCATCAAAGATTTGTTGCTGTGGGCCTGAGCTTGAAAAATCAAACTATGTTGTGAAGAACTTCGCAGACTATGCTTCCGATTTTATGAGAGTTACATTCGTTGATGAGGATTGGGGTAAGCTTTCTCCAAATGCTCTTTCCACAAGCATCCACAAAGGTATGTTTACAAAACCCCATAGAACTGGAATATATCATCGGATATTGTCTATTCTTCGAGATGGGATTGTGAtaggggaaaaaaaatttgagtttcTGGCTTTCTCGGCTAGTCAACTTCGATCCAACTCTGTTTGGATGTTTTCTTCTAATGACAAAGTAAAAGCGGAAGATATTAGAGAATGGATGGGCTGCTTCACCAAAATCCGGAGCGTATCTAAGTGTGCAGCTAGGATGGGCCAACTATTCAGTTCTTCTACACAAACTCTTGTTGTTCCTGCACAAGATGTAGAGGTTATTCCTGACGTTGAGACTTCTTCTGATGGAGTTACTTACTGCTTCTCGGATGGTATAGGAAAGATTTCTCTATCTTTTGCCAGGCAAATTGCTCACAAGTGTGGTTTGGATCATATTCCTTCAGCATTTCAAATTCGATATGGTGGATATAAAGGGGTTATAGCTGTTGACCGTAATTCCTTTCGGAAGCTATCTTTGCGTGGCAGTATGCTCAAATTTGAGTCAAAAAACAGAATGCTCAATGTTACCAAATGGACTGATTCCTCGCCCTGCTATCTGAATCGAGAGATTATTATCCTCATGTCTACCTTAGGGGTAAAGGATGAAACATTTGAGGCGTTGCAAGAGGAACAATTGCGTCTTCTGGGGAAAATGCGGACAGAAAGAGCTGCAGCGTTGAGTGTCTTAGAGGGATTCAGTGGGGCTAGTTCCAGAAATATTCTTGTAAAGATGTTACATCATGGTTATGAACCAAATGTGGAACCTTACCTCTCAATGATGCTTCAGTCATATTATGAGAACTACTTATCTGATATAAAAAGTAGATGCCGCATATACGTCCCAAAAGGCCGGATCCTGGTTGGGTGCTTGGATGAAACTGGAAGTTTAAACTATGGTCAAGTTTATGTTCGAATAACCATGACAAAAGATGAGCTAGAAATGGGGGATCAGAGTTTCTTCCAGAAGGTTGATGAAACAACATGTGTTGTAACCGGGAAGGTGGTTGTCACAAAAAATCCTTGTCTTCACCCAGGAGATGTCCGGGTACTAGAGGCTGTCTATGATGTGGTACTGGAGGAGAAGAATTTGATGGATTGCCTTATCTTTCCCCAAAAAGGAGAAAG GCCTCATCCAAATGAATGTTCCGGTGGTGATCTTGATGGAGACTTGTTTTTCATAAGTTGGGATAAAGATCTGGTCCCTCCTCGTACTGTACCTCCCATGGACTACTCTGCACGGAGACCTCGGACGATGGATCACGATGTAACCTTAGAG GAAATTCAAAAATTCTTTGTTGATTACATGATAAATGACAATTTGGGTGCCATCTCTACTGCACATCTAGTTCATGCCGACCGTGAACCAGACAAAGCTTTGGATTCAAAATGCCTGCAGTTGGCAGACCTGCATTCCCAGGCTGTTGACTTTGCAAAAACTGGTGCACCGGCTGAAATGCCCCGGATCTTAAAACCAAAAGAGTTTCCAGATTTCATGGAAAGGTGGGAAAAGCCCATGTACTTCTCGAATGGGGCATTAGGGAAGCTGTACCGTGCATGTGTTGGCTCAGTGGTGCAGGAAAAAAGAGGCTTGGTTTGGTCAGAGCCGATTGCTGAAGCAGCTTACGATCAGGATCTTCAAGTAGGTGGTATCGAGTCAGTTCTTGAAGTCGCAAAAGGTCACAGAGACCTGTACATAGAGAAGATGAAAAGCATAATGAACTACTATGGGGCCAGGACCGAAGATGAAATATTGACAGGCAATCTTCGATATCGTGCAGCATATCTGCAACGTGATAACAGGAGATACGGGGATATGAAGGATCGGATATCGCTGACATTCAAGAACCTACAGAAAGAAGCGAAGGGGTGGTTCGAGAGTAGCTGCAGAGACGGTGAGCATGAGAAACTGGCGTCGGCTTGGTACCATGTAACTTATCATCCACTGCATTTCCGAGAAGACATGCACTGCCTGAGCTTTCCATGGGTTGTGGGTGATATTTTACTGAGCATAAAGTCGGCTAAAATCCAAACAAATTGA
- the LOC137713841 gene encoding probable cyclic nucleotide-gated ion channel 16 has translation MMHSFQPYAAASARFRNFSTPFSLSKKIPWWYQILDPGSERVTQWNHIFFVICIVGLFLDPLYFFLPTTASDQVACMQIDMGLGILVTFLRTVADFFYIIHILIKFRIAYIDPGSRVFGRGQLVKDPRAIAIRYLKGDFSIDLAASLPLPQIVIWFVIPAVKNPTAAHANHTLSLIVLIQYIPRFIQLFPLNRRITKSTGVVAKTAWSGAAYNLILFCLIAHIVGASWYVLSIRRQYECWTGECKKEVNNTHSPSCKISFLDCGSANNPERKLWLQITKVQTSCDAAGKDEFEFGMFAEAFTNEVASAYIIEKYFYCLWWGMRNLCSYGQDIKTSTFISETSFCILIAVLGLVLFSHLMSQMQTYLQSATIRLEEWRVRRRDTEEWMRHRQLPAELQERVRRFVQYKWIATRGVDEKNILQSLPADLRRQIQRHLCLALVRRVPFFAQMDDQLLDAICERLESSLNTRNTYIIREGDPVNEMLFIIRGQLESSTTDGGRTGFYNSTTLRAGDFCGEELLTWALMPTSSLNLPCSTRTVRSLTEVEAFALRAEDLKFVATQFKRLHSKRLQHAFRYYSHQWRTWGACFIQVAWRRFRKRKLAMELAIEEEYYYAHVLEQEGLGNGNESRVGTSRDYDGIGGAERSSSEANRQQNIPLGPAILASKFAATTRRGIQKVASVIQHDETSSSMPKKLFKPDEPDFSAD, from the exons ATGATGCACAGCTTCCAGCCATATGCCGCAGCCTCGGCTCGCTTCCGCAACTTCTCGACCCCATTTTCCCTCAGCAAGAAGATCCCGTGGTGGTACCAGATCCTCGACCCAGGATCCGAACGCGTGACCCAATGGAACCACATCTTCTTTGTCATATGCATCGTCGGCCTCTTCCTCGACCCCCTCTATTTCTTCTTGCCCACCACGGCCAGCGACCAAGTTGCTTGCATGCAGATCGACATGGGCCTTGGCATCTTGGTCACCTTTCTCCGTACGGTTGCCGACTTCTTCTACATTATCCATATCCTAATCAAGTTTCGAATTGCTTATATCGATCCAGGTTCTAGGGTTTTTGGGCGGGGCCAGCTCGTTAAGGACCCCAGGGCTATCGCCATCCGCTACCTCAAGGGCGACTTCTCTATCGATCTTGCCGCCTCCCTACCACTCCCACAG ATTgtgatttggtttgtaattccAGCAGTGAAAAACCCAACAGCTGCTCATGCTAATCATACCCTTTCTTTAATTGTGCTCATTCAATATATTCCTCGATTTATTCAACTTTTCCCTCTCAACCGACGAATTACTAAATCGACCGGCGTTGTAGCCAAGACTGCTTGGTCAGGGGCAGCTTACAATCTCATTCTGTTTTGTCTAATTGCACAT ATTGTTGGAGCTTCATGGTATGTGCTGTCCATTAGACGGCAGTACGAGTGCTGGACGGGAGAATGTAAAAAGGAGGTGAATAACACACATTCTCCATCCTGTAAAATTTCGTTTCTTGATTGTGGCAGTGCCAATAACCCCGAACGAAAACTTTGGCTGCAAATCACAAAAGTTCAGACTAGTTGTGATGCAGCTGGTAAGGACGAATTTGAGTTTGGAATGTTTGCGGAGGCTTTTACTAATGAGGTTGCTTCTGCATACATCATTGAAAAATATTTCTACTGCCTTTGGTGGGGTATGAGAAATTTATG TTCTTACGGACAAGATATTAAGACAAGCACTTTTATCAGTGAAACCTCATTTTGCATTCTCATTGCCGTTCTTGGTCTAGTTCTCTTCTCACATCTCATGAGCCAGATGCAG ACCTACCTGCAATCTGCAACGATTAGACTTGAAGAATGGCGGGTAAGAAGGAGAGACACAGAGGAGTGGATGAGGCACCGTCAGCTCCCTGCGGAACTGCAAGAGCGTGTTCGTCGGTTTGTTCAATATAAGTGGATTGCCACAAGAGGTGTAGATGAGAAAAACATTTTGCAATCCTTGCCTGCGGATCTCCGCCGCCAGATCCAAAGGCATTTATGCCTTGCCCTTGTTCGCCGT GTACCCTTTTTCGCACAAATGGACGATCAGCTTCTAGACGCCATATGTGAACGTCTCGAGTCATCCTTGAATACCAGGAACACGTACATCATCAGGGAAGGTGATCCTGTGAATGAGATGCTTTTCATCATCAGAGGGCAACTTGAGAGCTCCACAACTGATGGTGGAAGGACAGGGTTCTACAACTCAACTACCCTCAGGGCGGGCGATTTCTGCGGCGAAGAGTTGCTCACATGGGCCTTGATGCCTACATCAAGCCTCAACCTTCCATGCTCGACGCGTACGGTGAGGTCCCTAACCGAAGTTGAGGCATTTGCGCTGAGAGCTGAAGACCTAAAGTTCGTTGCCACTCAATTCAAGCGCCTCCACAGCAAAAGACTGCAGCATGCTTTTCGGTACTATTCACACCAGTGGAGAACTTGGGGGGCTTGCTTTATACAAGTTGCTTGGAGGAGGTTTAGGAAGAGAAAGTTGGCAATGGAGTTGGCAATAGAGGAGGAGTACTATTACGCACATGTTTTGGAGCAAGAAGGGCTTGGCAATGGCAATGAATCTAGAGTAGGAACTAGTAGAGATTATGATGGTATAGGAGGTGCCGAGAGGTCATCGTCCGAGGCGAATAGGCAGCAGAATATTCCGCTTGGGCCGGCGATATTGGCTTCCAAATTTGCCGCAACCACCAGAAGAGGGATTCAGAAGGTGGCATCAGTTATTCAACATGACGAAACCAGCTCTAGTATGCCCAAAAAACTGTTCAAGCCAGATGAACCTGATTTTTCAGCAGATTAG
- the LOC137713823 gene encoding probable alpha,alpha-trehalose-phosphate synthase [UDP-forming] 9 gives MLSRSCLSLLELSSGDMLNFPQTPRNLPRVMTLQGVIPDSESSDGVNNEDINVPPSEVCEKKIIVANFLPLHAQKDAKSGKWCFSFDEDALSLQLKDGFPSGTVVIHVGSLKVDIEASEQEEVSQKLLEEFNCVPTFLPSELHKRYYHGFCKQYLWPLFHYMLPMCPDHSSRFDRQLWQAYVSANKTYADKVMEVINPEDDCVWVHDYHLMLLPTFLRRRFTRVKLGFFLHSPFPTSEIYRTLPVRDEILRALLNVDLIGFHTFDYARHFLSCCSRMLGLEYESKRGYIGLEYFGRTVYIKILAAGIHMGQLESALNHPSSSMKAKEIQEQFKGKKIIVGVDDMDIFKGISLKLMAMEQLLMQHLEMRGKVVLVQIVNPARSTGKDVQEAKKETYSMTKRINRVFGFPGYEPVVLIDRSLPFHEKAAYYSLAECCIVNAVRDGMNLVPYEYIICRQGNQNIDNAIGVASNSPRTSTLVVSEFIGCSPSLSGAIRVNPWNIEAAADALNEALTMPDLEKQLRHEKHFRYVSSHDVAYWSHSFLQDLERACEDHYRKRCWGIGFGLNFRILSLSPSFRKLSIDHILPVYKRTNRRAIFLDYDGTIMPESSIVKTPSSEVISVLKNLCSDPKNTVFIVSGRGQSSLSEWFAQCENLGIAAEHGYFIRWSSASSWETSSLSIDLDWKQIAEPVMKLYTEATDGSYIETKESALVWHHLDADPDFGSCQAMEMLDHLENVLANEPVVVKKGQHIVEVKPQGVTKGIVAQKVLSMMIGNGNAPDFVLCIGDDRSDEDMFESISSTTYSSSQAAAPEIFACTVGQKPSKARYYLDDTADVITLLKGLATDSSLRARSNWEIQVPFENII, from the exons ATGCTCTCAAGATCTTGCTTAAGTTTGTTGGAATTGTCATCTGGGGACATGTTGAATTTCCCTCAGACTCCTAGAAACCTCCCAAGGGTGATGACTCTTCAAGGAGTTATTCCTGATTCAGAAAGTAGCGACGGCGTTAATAATGAAGATATAAATGTTCCTCCTTCGGAAGTATGTGAAAAGAAGATCATAGTGGCGAATTTTCTCCCTCTACATGCTCAGAAGGATGCAAAATCTGGGAAATGGTGCTTCAGTTTTGATGAGGATGCACTTTCGTTGCAACTCAAAGACGGTTTCCCATCTGGTACTGTGGTAATACATGTCGGTTCTCTGAAGGTTGACATAGAAGCAAGTGAGCAAGAAGAAGTTTCACAGAAACTGCTGGAGGAGTTTAATTGTGTGCCGACATTCCTTCCTTCCGAGCTGCATAAGAGGTATTATCATGGGTTCTGTAAGCAATATTTGTGGCCTCTCTTTCACTACATGCTGCCCATGTGTCCGGACCATAGTAGTCGCTTTGACAGGCAACTTTGGCAGGCATATGTTTCTGCTAACAAGACATATGCCGATAAAGTTATGGAGGTGATCAATCCTGAAGATGATTGTGTATGGGTGCACGACTATCACCTTATGCTTCTTCCAACGTTTTTGAGAAGGCGGTTCACACGAGTTAAACTTGGCTTTTTCCTCCACTCCCCCTTCCCCACATCAGAAATCTACAGGACCCTTCCTGTCCGAGATGAAATTCTGAGAGCACTGCTAAATGTAGATTTGATTGGTTTCCACACGTTTGATTATGCTCGCCACTTCCTTTCTTGTTGTAGTAGAATGCTTGGCCTTGAATATGAATCGAAGCGGGGCTACATTGGACTTGAATATTTTGGCCGCACAGTGTACATTAAGATTCTGGCGGCAGGGATACACATGGGCCAACTTGAATCTGCATTAAATCATCCCTCTTCTTCCATGAAGGCCAAAGAGATTCAAGAGCAGTTCAAGGGGAAGAAAATCATTGTTGGTGTCGATGACATGGACATATTTAAAGGCATCAGTCTAAAGTTGATGGCCATGGAACAACTTTTGATGCAGCACCTGGAGATGCGGGGGAAGGTAGTCCTGGTTCAAATTGTAAATCCTGCAAGAAGCACAGGGAAAGATGTTCAGGAAGCAAAAAAGGAAACATATTCAATGACCAAAAGGATAAACCGAGTCTTTGGTTTCCCAGGCTACGAGCCGGTTGTTTTGATTGACCGTAGCCTTCCCTTTCATGAGAAGGCTGCCTATTATTCCTTGGCAGAATGTTGCATAGTTAATGCTGTAAGGGACGGAATGAACCTGGTTCCCTACGAGTACATCATTTGCAGGCAGGGTAATCAAAACATCGATAATGCTATTGGAGTTGCCTCTAATTCCCCTCGTACAAGTACACTTGTTGTCTCGGAGTTCATAGGTTGCTCACCGTCTTTGAGTGGAGCTATCAGGGTGAACCCGTGGAACATTGAAGCTGCAGCTGATGCACTCAACGAGGCCCTCACAATGCCTGATTTGGAAAAGCAGTTGCGGCATGAGAAACATTTTCGGTATGTTAGCTCTCATGATGTGGCTTACTGGTCCCACAGTTTTCTACAGGATTTGGAGCGAGCGTGCGAAGATCATTACAGAAAACGTTGTTGGGGAATCGGTTTTGGTCTGAATTTCAGAATTTTGTCTCTTTCTCCAAGTTTTAGGAAGCTTTCAATTGATCATATCCTCCCTGTATATAAGAGGACGAACAGGAGGGCAATATTTTTGGATTATGATGGAACAATAATGCCTGAATCTTCTATTGTTAAGACCCCCAGTTCCGAAGTCATTTCTGTTCTGAAAAACCTTTGCAGCGACCCCAAGAACACTGTGTTTATTGTCAGTGGAAGGGGCCAAAGCTCTCTTAGCGAATGGTTTGCTCAATGTGAGAATCTCGGTATAGCAGCTGAGCATGGATACTTCATAAG ATGGAGTAGTGCATCCAGTTGGGAAACCAGTTCGTTGTCCATAGATCTCGATTGGAAGCAAATTGCAGAACCTGTGATGAAGTTATATACAGAGGCAACCGATGGCTCCTATATAGAGACCAAGGAGAGTGCCTTGGTGTGGCACCATCTAGATGCTGATCCTGATTTTGGATCATGCCAGGCCATGGAAATGCTGGATCATCTTGAAAATGTCCTTGCGAATGAGCCTGTAGTTGTAAAAAAGGGTCAGCATATCGTCGAAGTAAAGCCACAG GGAGTTACTAAAGGAATAGTTGCACAGAAAGTTCTTTCCATGATGATTGGTAATGGGAATGCGCCAGATTTTGTGCTGTGCATCGGGGATGATAGATCAGACGAGGACATGTTTGAAAGCATATCGAGCACAACATACAGTTCATCTCAAGCTGCAGCTCCCGAGATCTTTGCATGCACTGTCGGACAAAAACCTAGTAAAGCCAGGTACTACCTCGATGATACGGCGGATGTCATCACTTTGCTCAAAGGCCTGGCAACCGATTCAAGTCTCAGGGCAAGGTCCAATTGGGAAATTCAAGTTCCGTTCGAGAATATTATCTGA
- the LOC137713824 gene encoding protein NUCLEAR FUSION DEFECTIVE 2: MPRHGFALVAVFVLAILPHIQGLANDDQISVRSSPFETALETLQVQIGYKFKKISLLRRAMTHASFSEENNKALSILGANVIETLVSMRLLENNLEISAKELNRRISEVSKVESSCATDGKQLGLHKVVRVSPKTDSSTPLVVCGAFRAVFGAIALDTEKADDAGSYFWRVHGGQVGGALAM, translated from the exons ATGCCTCGTCATGGTTTCGCCCTCGTCGCCGTTTTCGTCCTCGCAATCCTTCCTCATATTCAG GGTTTGGCGAACGATGATCAGATCTCCGTACGATCATCGCCGTTCGAAACAGCCCTCGAAACCCTTCAGGTGCAAATTGG GTATAAGTTCAAAAAAATTAGTCTCCTGCGCCGTGCCATGACCCATGCCTCCTTCTCCGAAGAGAACAACAAGGCACTGAGCATTTTGGGTGCCAATGTCATAGAAACATTGGTCTCTATGAGATTACTTGAAAACAACCTTGAGATATCTGCAAAAGAGTTGAACCGCCGCATTTCTGAGGTCTCAAAAGTAGAATCTTCCTGTGCTACTGACGGGAAGCAATTGGGGTTGCATAAGGTGGTTAGAGTCTCTCCTAAGACCGATTCTTCAACTCCCTTGGTGGTTTGTGGGGCTTTCAGAGCGGTCTTTGGTGCAATTGCTCTTGATACTGAGAAGGCTGATGATGCTGGAAGTTATTTTTGGCGTGTTCATGGTGGCCAAGTTGGAGGAGCTCTTGCAATGTAA